AGCTGCTCGGGTTTGATGCCGCGCTGGCCAAGCATGTCGCGTACACTCACATTATTCTGCACGTGCTCGTTGGTAATGGCGTGCTCTCCTTGCAAATCATCCTGCCGAACATTGTGGTTGGTCATCTCGGTGGCCAGGTTTTTTGCGGCAATGGTCAGGGTGGGCAGAAAATCCGCCAATGGACGAGTTTTGGTGATGCCATAGCGGTCTTTCATTATCTGCGTCGTGTGTCCTCCAAAAAGCGCCGCATCACCTTTGGAACGGATACGGCCGAATCCGGCATCATCGACGCCCCGCTCATAGATGTTCTGAGAGAGGGTTTTTTCCGATTCCCGAAGCCGCTCACGAGCATCCATCCTCGCCAAAAGCCGCATGCGCTCTTCGATGAGTTCCTGCTTGCGGGCCTGGATGGCGAAGTAGCTTTGGGCAAAGGCGATCGGTTCCTTGCGTGGGTCGCCGTTCTGGGCAATGAGATAGCAGGCGTAGCGGGTGAGCATGAAGTCATCGATAGACCTTTCGGCACCACTGCCCAGCTTGACCATTTTCGTGACGCTACGAAAATGGTCGTTTGGCGCATAACCTGATGTTTCGCAAGAGGTTATGGCTCGCTGAATGACGGTCTGAAAGTTCTCCCACCGGACATAGCCCAGCGGCTCCATCAAATCGCGAGCGAACCAAAATTCAATGCCTTCCCCCGGTACAGTTTGGCTTAAGCCATCAAACCGGTTGTGCAGTGTAATCAGGGTTGATTTGTCCATGAGAGTATCCCTTCTTCATTTCGTGTCGAGAGGTGCTTCATGTTGAAACAGCAGGCCAGTCGACGCTAGAAACTTCAGAATGCTGCCTTGTTTGGGCGAATAACTCAATACTGATCAGGCCTTACGTGTATCGGTATTTTCTCCGAACACTCCAGATCTGTCCCTGAATGCCAACTTGAGTTCCGGATACCTCGTACGGGAGGGGATACCCCAGTTCGATACCCCAAAGAAGGCAAGACAGAAGAAGATAACCTGAATCGCACCGATGCGGGCTTGTCAGTAACCATCAACAATTTCAAATTGCTGAAAATAAAAAAAGCCCGGAAATCCGGGCGTTTTTTGTGTGAATGGTGGGCCAACCAGGGGTCGAACCTGGGACCATCCGGTTATGAGCCGGGGGCTCTACCAACTGAGCTATTGGCCCTTGCGTGAGGAGCAACGGTTGTTAAGTCCTACTTCGCTTCTTTGTCAAGAAGCTCGCGGCGTCTCTCTTTGACGTGGCTGATGGCCGCGCGTCCGGCCAGGGCGCCTTCGCCCACGGCCACGCTGATCTGCATGAAGCGACCGACGCAGTCGCCCGCTGCGAAGACTCCCTGCACGTTGGTGCGCTGTTCTCGGTCCGTTTCGATGAACTGACCGTTGCGCATGAGGCCCAGGCTGTAGGCGAAGTCGCTGGAAGAGGCCTGCCCCATGGCTATGAAGAGACCCTGGGCGTCGATCTGTTGACCTGATTCCATCTGGGCTGTTTCAAGCCCGTGTTCTCCGGCCAGGGTAACGATCTTGTCTTCCAGGATGGAGATGTTGTTTTCTTCCAGACGGTAGAGGAATTCTTCGCTGATAGCCAATTCCTTGCCTTGGGAACAGATTTGCACATTCGGGGTGTACTGCAGCAGTTCAAGCCCTTGGTTGGCGGCGAAGTTTCCTTCCCCGACGACCAAGACCGGCTTGCCGCGCATGAAGAAGCCGTCGCAGCTGACGCAGTAGGACACTCCCTTGCCTTCATAGTCGCCCAGATTCGAGATGCCGGGTCTGATGCGGGAC
This DNA window, taken from Desulfomicrobium sp. ZS1, encodes the following:
- the dinD gene encoding DNA damage-inducible protein D, with product MDKSTLITLHNRFDGLSQTVPGEGIEFWFARDLMEPLGYVRWENFQTVIQRAITSCETSGYAPNDHFRSVTKMVKLGSGAERSIDDFMLTRYACYLIAQNGDPRKEPIAFAQSYFAIQARKQELIEERMRLLARMDARERLRESEKTLSQNIYERGVDDAGFGRIRSKGDAALFGGHTTQIMKDRYGITKTRPLADFLPTLTIAAKNLATEMTNHNVRQDDLQGEHAITNEHVQNNVSVRDMLGQRGIKPEQLPAEEDIKKLERRVRAEEKKLVKQSGKLPESKKQE
- a CDS encoding NAD(P)/FAD-dependent oxidoreductase, whose protein sequence is MESVDILIIGQGPAGLSSAIYTARAGMRTLILGCAPKVAGDYEIDNYFGFTETITGKDLIERGKAQAAKFGADIRCDRVLGIHQNDTGAFLAKTEDEEIEAASIILATGVSRIRPGISNLGDYEGKGVSYCVSCDGFFMRGKPVLVVGEGNFAANQGLELLQYTPNVQICSQGKELAISEEFLYRLEENNISILEDKIVTLAGEHGLETAQMESGQQIDAQGLFIAMGQASSSDFAYSLGLMRNGQFIETDREQRTNVQGVFAAGDCVGRFMQISVAVGEGALAGRAAISHVKERRRELLDKEAK